Proteins encoded in a region of the Manis javanica isolate MJ-LG chromosome 15, MJ_LKY, whole genome shotgun sequence genome:
- the SMTN gene encoding smoothelin isoform X1, with translation MADEALAGLDEGALRKLLEVTADLAERRRIRSAIRELQRQELEREEEALASKRFRAERQDNKENWLHSQQREAEQRAALARLAGQLESMSDVEELTTLLRGAAEYEERKLIRAAIRRVRAQEIEAATLAGRLCSGRPNSGSREDSKGRAAHRLERCEVPEQEEREQQGEVIEPTPTPERSSRDVTTVTLLVRAPPGGTSSPPASPVSSPTTAPPEPPLEPAKAQCLAAEAAGSSEPPPSLPTAASPEPQEPPATPSTERQMANKLLPGPTEPPVAQGPTKGPSDTRRADLAGPRACQRSLSVLSPRQPAQNREPTPLASGPSPFQRAGSVRDRVLKFTSDSPMAAGLQDGPPRAALGPSTPARLLGPSHISTTPASSSSSSSSPGTRDASSRVSKEPRGTARPLAQLQNSPGEEGLGGRGLATRPLENGAGGPIARSEEPSAPLPVAIGTAEPGASMKTTFTIEIKDGRGQASTGRVLLPTGNQRAELTLGLRAPPTIFSSSGGKSTITHISSPGTLARLGSVTHVTSFSHVPPSSQGGCSIKASYKDSDTASQRQQSLLPLFPSSPRHRAPAIMPGVPGPGSELAAALEERLGLALEELRAVAEAGRAAVTQAAEAAASAVEPVARAAEELRAEASTLSRRLDALGRQVEVLSLRLGVPLVPDLEPELEPSELLLATADPEALFQAAEDAGTPVAHPPAFSTRRRSSVGPARSSSLMEPEPAEPPSAAVEVANGAEQTRLDKAPERRSPLSAAELMAIEDEGVLDKMLDQTTDFEERKLIRAALRELRQRKRDQRDKERERRLQEARTRPGEGRSNMATETTMQRSQRAADGSAVSTVTKTERLVHSNDGTRTARTTTVESSFVRRSENGGGSTMVQTKTVSSSSSKKMGSIFDREDEVSPRPGSLAALEKRQAEKKKELMKAQSLPKTSASQARKAMIEKLEKEGAAGSPGGPRTGIQRSTSFGVPNANSIKQMLLDWCRAKTRGYEHVDIQNFSSSWSDGMAFCALVHNFFPEAFDYGQLSPQNRRQNFEVAFSSAEMLVDCVPLVEVEDMMIMGKKPDSKCVFTYVQSLYNHLRRHELRLRGKNV, from the exons ATGGCAGACGAGGCCTTAGCCGGACTGGACGAGGGAGCCCTACGGAAGCTG TTAGAAGTCACAGCGGATCTGGCAGAGCGGCGGCGGATCCGCTCAGCCATCCGGGAATTGCAGCGACAGGAGCTGGAGCGCGAGGAGGAGGCCCTGGCATCCAAACGCTTCCGTGCCGAGCGTCAGGACAACAAGGAGAACTGGCTGCA CTCTCAGCAGCGGGAGGCTGAGCAGCGGGCTGCTCTGGCGCGGCTGGCAGGGCAGCTGGAGTCCATGAGTGATGTGGAAGAGCTGACCACACTG CTGCGAGGTGCAGCTGAGTATGAGGAACGCAAGCTGATCCGAGCTGCCATCCGCCGTGTTAGGGCCCAGGAAATCGAGG CCGCCACCTTGGCTGGCAGGTTGTGCAGCGGACGTCCCAACAGTGGTTCAAGAGAAGACAGCAAGGGGCGGGCAGCACACAGACTAGAACGGTGTGAG GTACCAGAACAAGAGGAACGGGAGCAGCAGGGAGAGGTCATAGAACCAACCCCAACCCCTGAGCGCTCCAGCCGGGATGTCACCACAGTGACACTCCTGGTGCGGGCCCCACCTGGGGGCACAAGCAGCCCACCTGCCTCACCGGTCAGTTCACCCACCACTGCCCCTCCTGAGCCTCCACTGGAGCCTGCCAAGGCCCAGTGTCTGGCTGCTGAGGCTGCAGGCAGCTCCGAGCCACCCCCAAGCCTGCCCACAGCCGCCAGCCCTGAGCCCCAGGAGCCGCCAGCAACCCCCAGCACTGAGAGGCAGATGGCCAACAAG CTCCTGCCTGGCCCCACAGAACCCCCCGTTGCCCAAGGTCCCACCAAAGGTCCCTCTGACACAAGGAGAGCAG ACCTGGCTGGACCCCGTGCCTGCCAACGCTCCCTGTCTGTGCTCAGTCCCCGCCAGCCGGCTCAGAACCGAG AGCCCACCCCCCTTGCCAGCGGACCTTCCCCGTTCCAGCGGGCTGGTTCCGTTCGGGACCGTGTGCTCAAGTTCACATCTGATTCTCCTATGGCAGCTGGGCTCCAAGATGGCCCACCCCGGGCAGCCTTAGGTCCCTCGACCCCAGCAAGGCTCCTGGGCCCCTCCCACATCAGCAccacccctgcctcctcctccagcagCTCCTCCTCACCGGGCACCAGGGACGCCTCCTCCCGGGTCAGCAAGGAGCCTCGAGGAACAGCCCGGCCCCTGGCCCAGCTTCAGAACTCCCCCGGGGAGGAGGGCCTAGGGGGGCGGGGCTTGGCCACTAGGCCCCTTGAAAACGGAGCAGGGGGGCCCATTGCCCGCTCAGAGGAACCCAGTGCCCCGCTGCCCGTGGCCATCGGCACTGCCGAGCCAGGGGCCAGTATGAAGACCACATTCACCATCGAGATCAAGGATGGCCGGGGCCAGGCCTCCACGGGCCGAGTGCTGCTGCCCACAGGCAACCAACGGGCAG AACTCACGCTGGGGCTGCGGGCGCCTCCCACCATCTTCAGCAGCAGCGGGGGAAAGAGCACCATCACCCATATCAGCAGCCCTGGGACCCTGGCCCGGCTGGGCAGTGTCACCCATGTTACCAGCTTCAGTCATGTGCCCCCCAGTAGCCAGGGGGGCTGCAGTATTAAG GCCAGCTACAAAGACTCTGACACTGCCAGCCAGAGGCAGCAGTCCCTACTACCACTATTCCCATCGTCACCCCGCCATAGAGCCCCTGCCATCATGCCGGGGGTACCGGGGCCCGGGTCTGAGCTGGCTGCAGCCCTCGAGGAGCGACTGGGCCTAGCGCTGGAGGAGCTGCGGGCAGTGGCGGAGGCAGGCCGGGCAGCAGTGACCCAGGCAGCTGAGGCAGCTGCCTCAGCCGTGGAGCCAGTGGCCCGGGCAGCTGAAGAGCTGCGGGCAGAGGCCTCAACACTGAGCCGGCGGCTGGATGCCCTGGGCAGGCAGGTGGAGGTGCTAAGCCTGCGGCTGGGGGTCCCACTTGTGCCTGACCTTGAGCCTGAGCTGGAGCCCAGTGAGCTGCTCCTAGCCACTGCCGACCCCGAGGCCCTCTTCCAGGCAGCCGAGGATGCTGGGACCCCCGTGGCCCACCCTCCTGCCTTCAGCACCCGCCGCCGCTCCTCTGTTGGCCCTGCCCGAAGCAGCAGTCTC ATGGAGCCAGAGCCGGCAGAGCCCCCTTCTGCAGCAGTGGAAGTAGCCAATGGTGCCGAGCAGACCCGGCTGGACAAAGCGCCGGAGAGGCGGAGCCCACTGAGTGCTGCAGAGCTGATGGCCATCGAGGATGAGGGTGTGCTGGACAAGATG CTGGATCAGACTACAGACTTTGAGGAGCGGAAGCTTATCCGAGCTGCCCTCCGTGAGCTCCGACAAAGGAAGAGAG ACCAGAGGGACAAGGAACGGGAGCGGCGGCTGCAAGAGGCACGGACCCGGCCAGGGGAGGGCCGTAGCAACATGGCCACCGAGACCACCATGCAGCGCAGCCAGCGGGCAGCTGACGGCTCAGCTGTCAGCACTGTCACCAAGACTGAGCGGCTTGTCCACTCCA ATGATGGCACACGGACAGCCCGCACCACCACAGTGGAGTCGAGTTTCGTGAGGCGCTCGGAGA ATGGTGGCGGCAGCACCATGGTGCAAACCAAGACTGTCTCCTCATCGTCATCCAAAAAGATGGGCAG TATCTTCGACCGCGAGGACGAGGTCAGCCCACGGCCCGGCAGCCTAGCGGCACTTGAAAAACGCCaggcagagaagaagaaagagttgATGAAGGCGCAGAGCTTGCCCAAGACGTCGGCTTCCCAGGCACGCAAGGCCATGATTGAGAAGCTGGAGAAGGAAGGCGCTGCGGG CAGCCCTGGTGGACCCCGCACAGGCATACAGCGCTCCACCAGCTTCGGGGTCCCCAATGCCAACAGCATCAAGCAGATGTTGCTGGACTGGTGCCGAGCCAAGACTCGAGGCTACGAG CATGTGGACATCCAGAACTTCTCCTCGAGTTGGAGTGATGGCATGGCCTTCTGTGCCCTGGTGCACAACTTCTTCCCAGAGGCCTTCGACTATGGGCAGCTCAGCCCACAGAACCGGCGCCAGAACTTCGAAGTGGCCTTTTCATCTGCTGA